In a single window of the Micromonospora sp. WMMD1155 genome:
- a CDS encoding maleylpyruvate isomerase N-terminal domain-containing protein, with translation MSPVTGADLLQAADEMTRVLHPHRERDWSVPAGTLTWSCWTTAAHVAHDLLAYAGQVTGRPDDGYLPYDLRVSPDAGPAQTLTVVTACAGLLAAAVDAAPADARAWHWGPCDPAGFAAMGVAETLLHTHDITVGLGVPWRLPRRLSALVLGRLFPDAPDGPVPDVLLWMTGRGELPGRARRTSWVWRAAVD, from the coding sequence ATGTCACCGGTGACCGGCGCCGACCTGCTCCAGGCGGCCGACGAGATGACGCGTGTGCTGCACCCGCACCGCGAGCGCGACTGGTCGGTGCCCGCCGGCACGTTGACGTGGAGCTGCTGGACCACCGCGGCGCACGTGGCGCACGACCTGCTCGCGTACGCCGGCCAGGTCACCGGCCGCCCGGACGACGGCTACCTTCCGTACGACCTGCGGGTCTCCCCCGACGCCGGCCCCGCGCAGACCCTCACCGTGGTCACCGCCTGCGCCGGGTTGCTCGCCGCCGCCGTCGACGCTGCCCCTGCCGACGCGCGGGCCTGGCACTGGGGCCCGTGCGACCCGGCCGGCTTCGCGGCGATGGGGGTGGCCGAGACCCTGCTGCACACCCACGACATCACGGTCGGCCTGGGCGTGCCGTGGCGACTACCGCGGCGGCTGAGCGCGCTGGTGCTGGGGCGACTCTTCCCGGACGCGCCGGACGGGCCCGTGCCGGACGTGCTGCTGTGGATGACCGGCCGTGGTGAGCTGCCCGGCCGGGCCCGGCGTACCTCGTGGGTTTGGCGTGCCGCCGTGGACTGA
- a CDS encoding GNAT family N-acetyltransferase, whose protein sequence is MAIELRAAELALRPWVDEDLDALLAAYRDPVLRRWTRLPVTSPDEGRQWLSRTRRDWADGRRYSFAVLEDHADGPRLVANVVLKGVTPQRPAPEMGYWTASWARGRGVAPRAVTALSGWAFDRFPGLTHLDLLHQVDNVASCRVAQKCGFAYEETLPARPPTFPLDGHRHVLPVPVRQLDPGRMR, encoded by the coding sequence ATGGCGATCGAGTTGCGGGCGGCGGAGCTCGCGCTGCGGCCCTGGGTGGACGAGGACCTGGACGCGCTGCTGGCGGCGTACCGGGACCCGGTGCTACGCCGGTGGACGCGGCTGCCGGTGACCAGCCCGGACGAGGGGCGGCAGTGGCTTTCGCGGACGCGACGGGACTGGGCCGACGGTCGCCGGTACAGCTTCGCCGTCCTGGAGGACCACGCGGACGGTCCACGGCTGGTGGCGAACGTGGTGCTCAAGGGCGTCACGCCGCAGCGCCCGGCTCCCGAAATGGGCTACTGGACCGCGTCGTGGGCGCGCGGGCGCGGCGTCGCCCCGCGCGCGGTCACCGCGCTCAGCGGCTGGGCGTTCGACAGGTTCCCCGGGCTGACGCATCTGGACCTGCTGCACCAGGTGGACAACGTCGCGTCCTGCCGGGTGGCACAGAAGTGCGGCTTCGCCTACGAGGAGACGCTGCCCGCCCGGCCGCCGACCTTTCCTCTGGACGGGCACCGGCACGTGTTGCCGGTGCCCGTCCGTCAGCTCGATCCGGGGCGGATGCGGTAG
- a CDS encoding DUF1992 domain-containing protein, which translates to MTEAWEAAVEAQIRGAVQRGEFDDLPGMGKPIPGRGTPYDESWWIKSFLEREALPSDLLLPTPLHLRRRIEQIPDEVRDLPTEQSVRDVVGQLNAQIVAWLRNPDGPRVVVRPVNVDEVLRRWRAEHTPPSVSTPATERAVVAPPRRSRRTWWRLPWRRRSR; encoded by the coding sequence GTGACCGAAGCGTGGGAAGCGGCCGTGGAGGCGCAGATCCGGGGAGCCGTGCAACGCGGCGAGTTCGACGACCTGCCCGGCATGGGCAAGCCGATCCCCGGCCGGGGTACGCCGTACGACGAGTCCTGGTGGATCAAGAGCTTCCTGGAGCGCGAGGCGCTGCCCAGCGACCTGCTCCTGCCCACCCCGCTGCACCTGCGCCGACGCATCGAGCAGATCCCCGACGAGGTCCGCGACCTGCCCACCGAACAGTCCGTCCGCGACGTCGTCGGGCAGTTGAACGCGCAGATCGTGGCGTGGCTGCGCAACCCCGACGGCCCCCGGGTGGTGGTGCGCCCGGTGAACGTCGACGAGGTGCTCCGCCGCTGGCGCGCCGAACACACCCCGCCGAGCGTGTCGACGCCAGCGACCGAGCGGGCCGTCGTCGCCCCGCCGCGCCGGTCCCGCCGTACCTGGTGGCGGCTGCCGTGGCGGCGCCGGTCCCGCTGA
- a CDS encoding LysE family translocator: MVGSGALLGIALVALGLVLTPGPNMVYLVSRSVAQGRRAGLVSLLGVAAGFGVYLAAAVAGLAAVFVLVPTLYAVVKLAGAGYLLWLAWRTLRPGGHSPFRPAPLPPDPPRRLFTMGLVTNLLNPKIAILYVSLLPQFVDPARGHLATQSLLLGLTQIAVALSVNALIVLTAGSLAGFFARRPVWLRVQRWVTGTALAALAVRIATDRSRAAIATP; the protein is encoded by the coding sequence ATGGTGGGTTCGGGTGCGCTGCTGGGTATCGCGCTGGTCGCGTTGGGGCTGGTGCTGACCCCCGGTCCGAACATGGTCTACCTGGTGTCCCGCTCGGTGGCGCAGGGCCGACGGGCGGGGCTGGTCTCGCTGCTCGGGGTGGCCGCCGGTTTCGGGGTCTACCTGGCCGCGGCGGTCGCCGGTCTGGCCGCCGTGTTCGTCCTGGTGCCGACGCTGTACGCGGTGGTGAAGCTGGCCGGTGCCGGCTACCTGCTCTGGTTGGCCTGGCGGACGCTGCGCCCGGGCGGGCACTCACCGTTCCGGCCGGCGCCGCTGCCACCGGACCCGCCCCGGCGGCTGTTCACCATGGGCCTGGTCACCAACCTGCTGAACCCGAAGATCGCCATCCTCTACGTGTCGCTGCTGCCCCAGTTCGTCGACCCGGCGCGCGGGCACCTGGCCACGCAGAGCCTGCTGCTCGGTCTGACCCAGATCGCTGTCGCGTTGAGCGTGAACGCGTTGATCGTGCTCACCGCCGGTTCCCTCGCGGGATTCTTCGCCCGCCGACCGGTGTGGCTGCGGGTGCAGCGGTGGGTGACCGGGACGGCTCTGGCCGCGCTGGCCGTGCGGATCGCCACCGACCGGTCCCGCGCGGCGATCGCCACGCCCTGA
- a CDS encoding SDR family NAD(P)-dependent oxidoreductase produces the protein MTTRSLVGRRVLVTGASGTFGRHLGTALTAAGARVVGLDLHARPDGDVPVLGCDLTDPDAVAPAVRAAVDRLGGLDLLINNAGVGGPAPAELPPDEVVRRQLEVNLLAAWRTTAAALPPLFTAHGRVIFVASRMAVLPLPLAAAYGVSKRALVAYADALRHEVGSHVGVSVVYPSMVASPIHDSTAEAGLSLQGVSRPEPVQGVVAAILRTATSRRAPRDVATTARGRLEMAVGRHAPALADRLVRRTLAARLAAGDLDSAPLAAGMVRRHRER, from the coding sequence GTGACGACCCGGTCCCTGGTCGGCAGACGGGTGCTGGTGACCGGGGCGAGCGGCACCTTCGGTCGCCATCTCGGGACGGCGCTGACCGCCGCCGGCGCCCGCGTGGTGGGGCTCGACCTGCACGCCCGCCCGGACGGCGACGTGCCGGTGCTCGGCTGCGACCTGACCGACCCGGACGCCGTGGCACCGGCGGTACGGGCCGCCGTCGACCGGCTCGGCGGGCTCGACCTGCTGATCAACAACGCCGGGGTGGGTGGCCCCGCCCCGGCCGAACTGCCACCCGACGAGGTGGTCCGCCGGCAACTGGAGGTCAACCTGCTCGCCGCGTGGCGGACCACCGCCGCCGCCCTGCCACCGCTGTTCACCGCCCATGGACGGGTCATCTTCGTGGCCAGTCGGATGGCGGTGCTGCCCCTGCCGCTGGCCGCCGCGTACGGGGTCAGCAAGCGGGCCCTGGTGGCGTACGCCGACGCGCTGCGGCACGAGGTGGGCAGCCACGTCGGGGTCAGCGTCGTCTACCCGAGCATGGTCGCCTCACCCATCCACGACAGCACCGCCGAGGCGGGACTGTCGTTGCAGGGGGTGTCCCGCCCCGAGCCGGTGCAGGGGGTGGTCGCGGCGATCCTGCGTACCGCCACCTCCCGTCGGGCCCCCCGGGACGTGGCCACCACCGCCCGTGGGCGGCTGGAGATGGCCGTCGGCCGGCACGCGCCCGCGCTGGCCGACCGGCTGGTACGCCGTACCCTCGCCGCCCGGCTCGCCGCCGGTGACCTGGACTCCGCGCCGCTGGCCGCCGGGATGGTCCGTCGCCACCGGGAGCGGTGA
- a CDS encoding NAD(P)-binding domain-containing protein, translating to MGVPPQVAVIGAGAAGLAAVKALRDVDASVVCFEAADQVGGLWVYGAPDSPAYRTLHLNTSRGRTQFADHPMPTDWPDYPDHTRVAGYLADYADRFGLGEHIRLRHTVERVTRDPDGTWTVAASGPDGPVEVGVDAVVVANGHNRVPKLPDPPYPGTCTAEQMHSHDYRGPEQLAGRRVLVVGGGNSAMDIAVDASYAATRTLLSLRRGVWVVPKYLLGRPSDTLNGALARRLPWRLRQRISQTMLSTTVGNPARYGLPAPSHGFLQDHPTLSDGLLSRLTHGDVEARPGVAFIEGDRVEFTDGRSDTVDLIIWCTGYRVAVPFLDPALLGDGADSLPLYRHVFHPDAPGLTFVGLVQSTGSAFPLVEAQAKLVAANLAGRYALPDPDRQRAACRAELRAATARWGQRRPAMRVDFDVYLAELTRESAAGARRAGAGR from the coding sequence ATGGGCGTACCACCTCAGGTGGCGGTGATCGGCGCCGGCGCGGCCGGGCTCGCCGCGGTGAAGGCGTTGCGCGACGTCGACGCGTCGGTGGTCTGCTTCGAGGCCGCCGACCAGGTCGGCGGCCTCTGGGTGTACGGGGCACCGGACTCACCGGCGTACCGGACGTTGCACCTGAACACCAGCCGAGGCCGCACCCAGTTCGCCGACCATCCGATGCCCACCGACTGGCCCGACTACCCCGACCACACCCGGGTCGCCGGATACCTGGCCGACTACGCCGACCGTTTCGGGTTGGGCGAGCACATCCGGCTGCGCCACACCGTCGAGCGGGTCACCCGCGATCCGGACGGCACCTGGACGGTGGCCGCGAGCGGGCCGGACGGGCCGGTCGAGGTCGGCGTCGACGCGGTGGTCGTCGCCAACGGACACAACCGGGTGCCCAAGCTGCCCGACCCGCCGTACCCGGGCACCTGCACCGCCGAACAGATGCACAGCCACGACTACCGGGGTCCGGAGCAGTTGGCCGGCAGACGGGTCCTCGTCGTCGGGGGCGGCAACTCCGCGATGGACATCGCGGTGGACGCCTCGTACGCCGCCACCCGCACGTTGTTGTCGCTGCGCCGGGGCGTCTGGGTGGTGCCGAAGTACCTGCTGGGCCGCCCCTCGGACACCCTCAACGGTGCGCTGGCCCGCCGGCTGCCGTGGCGGCTGCGGCAACGCATCAGCCAGACGATGCTGAGCACCACCGTCGGCAACCCCGCCCGCTACGGGCTGCCCGCGCCGAGCCACGGCTTCCTGCAGGACCACCCGACCCTCTCCGACGGGCTGCTGTCCCGGCTCACCCACGGCGACGTCGAGGCCCGACCCGGGGTCGCCTTCATCGAGGGTGACCGGGTCGAGTTCACCGACGGCCGCAGCGACACCGTCGACCTGATCATCTGGTGCACCGGCTACCGGGTGGCCGTCCCGTTCCTCGACCCGGCGCTGCTCGGCGACGGCGCGGACAGCCTGCCGCTGTACCGGCACGTGTTCCACCCCGACGCCCCCGGCCTGACCTTCGTCGGGCTGGTGCAGTCCACGGGGTCCGCGTTCCCCCTGGTCGAGGCGCAGGCCAAACTGGTCGCCGCGAACCTCGCCGGCCGGTACGCGTTGCCCGACCCGGATCGGCAGCGCGCCGCCTGCCGGGCCGAGCTGCGGGCCGCGACCGCCCGCTGGGGTCAACGCCGCCCGGCGATGCGCGTGGACTTCGACGTCTACCTGGCCGAGTTGACCCGGGAGTCGGCGGCCGGCGCGCGCCGAGCCGGGGCGGGGCGGTGA
- a CDS encoding TetR/AcrR family transcriptional regulator translates to MTMPRRRPGRPRRDETRPTREVVLTAATALFAERGFDAVGLREVAAAAGVDVATVAHHTGTKAALYDACFARVFAAEREVLTDAAEQARAAIDGGPDAARRALHGLVDVFVDFLEDRPETTALWLRRWLEPQRHAELDQRYADPLYRLVAELLSAAAAAGALVEPTPHITVRSLVWATHAHVVALAAGAPGARERREFRAFVHRLLDGLYGSPTP, encoded by the coding sequence ATGACCATGCCCCGACGTCGTCCGGGTCGCCCGCGACGCGACGAGACCCGACCGACCCGCGAGGTGGTGCTCACCGCCGCGACCGCGCTGTTCGCCGAGCGGGGTTTCGACGCCGTCGGGCTGCGGGAGGTCGCCGCCGCCGCCGGGGTCGACGTCGCCACCGTCGCGCACCACACGGGTACGAAGGCAGCGCTCTACGACGCCTGCTTCGCCCGTGTCTTCGCCGCCGAGCGGGAGGTCCTGACCGACGCCGCCGAGCAGGCCCGCGCCGCCATCGACGGCGGGCCGGACGCGGCGCGGCGGGCCCTGCACGGGTTGGTAGACGTCTTCGTGGACTTCTTGGAGGACCGCCCGGAGACCACCGCGCTGTGGCTGCGTCGCTGGTTGGAGCCACAGCGGCACGCCGAGTTGGACCAGCGCTACGCCGACCCGTTGTACCGGTTGGTGGCCGAGTTGCTCAGCGCCGCGGCGGCGGCCGGCGCGCTGGTGGAACCGACCCCGCACATCACCGTACGCAGCCTGGTGTGGGCCACCCACGCTCACGTGGTGGCGTTGGCCGCGGGCGCGCCGGGCGCCCGGGAACGGCGCGAGTTCCGGGCGTTCGTGCATCGGCTGCTCGACGGGCTGTACGGGTCGCCCACCCCTTGA
- a CDS encoding MFS transporter, whose amino-acid sequence MTGLDRRSTAATDATLPRGPLAGFAAGSLGMGVWVTVPGLLLLYFLTDVLAVDPWLAGIALLLPKVADVLLHPWVGHRADVEQTRRGDRRRLLLLGCALPLAFAALFAVPDGLTGASAAAWVAVFFVVGNLLFAAYQVPYLATPADLRIGYDERTRLMAFRMVVLTLGILVSGLLAPLLTGGDAATRAGYQRMGVVLAVGMLLAMLVGVAGITRLRGSAADRTPAGHGGWRALRTALRDRQFRWLVAAYLAMSTTTHLVLAGVPYYAEYELRATGLTTVLVAAFVAPALLVTPAWLVVARRVGKQRALLGAQGAFALGSLVLAVGRPAGLPVLIGAVAVLGVAFAGMQLLPFSMLPDVIRAAPGSGAGTYTGVWTATEATGAALGPYAYALCLAVGGFVASTAGESPVQPDAALAAVRYGFGLLPAVAMLAALLLQRRYTLDGTARTTS is encoded by the coding sequence ATGACCGGGCTCGACCGGCGGTCCACGGCCGCCACCGACGCGACGCTTCCCCGTGGCCCCCTGGCGGGCTTCGCGGCCGGCTCACTCGGCATGGGTGTCTGGGTGACGGTGCCCGGCCTGCTGCTGCTCTACTTCCTCACCGACGTGCTGGCCGTCGACCCGTGGCTGGCCGGCATCGCGCTGCTGCTGCCGAAGGTCGCCGACGTGCTGCTGCACCCCTGGGTGGGCCACCGCGCCGACGTCGAGCAGACCCGACGCGGCGACCGGCGTCGCCTGCTGCTGCTCGGCTGCGCCCTGCCGCTGGCGTTCGCCGCGCTGTTCGCGGTGCCCGATGGCCTGACCGGCGCGTCGGCGGCCGCGTGGGTGGCGGTGTTCTTCGTCGTCGGCAACCTGCTCTTCGCCGCCTACCAGGTCCCCTACCTGGCCACCCCGGCCGACCTGCGCATCGGCTACGACGAACGCACCCGGCTGATGGCGTTCCGGATGGTCGTGCTGACCCTGGGCATCCTGGTGTCCGGCCTGCTCGCCCCGCTGCTCACCGGCGGCGACGCGGCGACCCGCGCCGGGTACCAGCGGATGGGCGTGGTCCTCGCCGTCGGGATGCTGCTGGCCATGCTGGTCGGCGTCGCCGGCATCACCCGGCTACGCGGATCGGCGGCGGACCGCACCCCGGCGGGGCACGGCGGATGGCGGGCACTGCGCACCGCGCTGCGCGACCGGCAGTTCCGCTGGCTCGTCGCCGCCTACCTGGCGATGTCCACCACCACCCACCTGGTGCTCGCCGGGGTGCCCTACTACGCCGAGTACGAACTGCGGGCCACCGGCCTGACCACGGTGCTGGTGGCCGCGTTCGTCGCACCCGCGCTGCTGGTCACCCCGGCCTGGCTGGTGGTGGCCCGCCGCGTCGGCAAGCAACGGGCGCTGCTCGGCGCGCAGGGCGCGTTCGCCCTCGGGTCGCTGGTGCTGGCGGTGGGTCGACCGGCCGGCCTGCCGGTGCTGATCGGCGCGGTGGCGGTGCTCGGGGTGGCGTTCGCCGGCATGCAACTGCTGCCGTTCTCGATGCTGCCCGACGTGATCCGCGCGGCCCCCGGCTCCGGCGCCGGCACGTACACCGGGGTGTGGACGGCCACCGAGGCCACCGGCGCGGCCCTGGGCCCGTACGCGTACGCCCTGTGCCTGGCCGTCGGTGGTTTCGTGGCCTCGACGGCCGGTGAGTCGCCGGTCCAGCCGGACGCGGCGCTCGCCGCGGTCCGCTACGGGTTCGGGTTGCTGCCGGCGGTGGCGATGCTGGCGGCCCTGCTGCTGCAACGCCGCTACACCCTGGACGGCACCGCCCGCACGACGAGCTGA
- a CDS encoding RNA polymerase-binding protein RbpA, whose product MGERMLRGSRLGAVSYESDRNTELAPRQTREYLCAKGHQFEVPFAVDAEVPTTWECKFDGSVARLVDGSEPEQKKAKPPRTHWDMLLERRSIAELEDILEERLQEVRTRRGRA is encoded by the coding sequence ATGGGCGAGCGTATGCTGCGCGGAAGCCGCCTTGGCGCGGTGAGCTACGAATCCGACCGCAACACGGAGCTCGCGCCGCGTCAGACCCGCGAGTACCTCTGCGCCAAGGGCCACCAGTTCGAGGTGCCGTTCGCCGTCGACGCCGAGGTCCCGACGACCTGGGAGTGCAAGTTCGACGGCAGCGTCGCCCGACTCGTCGACGGCAGCGAACCGGAGCAGAAGAAGGCCAAGCCGCCGCGTACCCACTGGGACATGCTGCTGGAGCGGCGTTCGATCGCCGAACTGGAGGACATCCTCGAGGAGCGCCTGCAGGAGGTCCGGACCCGTCGCGGCCGCGCCTGA
- a CDS encoding FxsA family protein, which yields MRRGLRFVPLALLLAVVLELVVFVGVGRALGFGVAVLLVFAASLLGLVLLRREGMRAWRGFRSAAAAGQPPGGQVTDGLVGLAGALLLAVPGLVSGLAGLLLLVPPVRRLARAGVRRATERRVSSMVAGDLFGPRTVRVRQGAPQPTPRPEQPVVVDGGRAIEGEIVEPGRH from the coding sequence ATGCGCCGAGGACTGAGGTTCGTACCGTTGGCCCTGTTGCTGGCGGTGGTGCTGGAACTGGTGGTGTTCGTCGGTGTGGGGCGGGCACTGGGGTTCGGGGTGGCCGTGCTGCTGGTCTTCGCGGCGTCCCTGCTGGGGTTGGTGCTGCTGCGCCGCGAGGGCATGCGCGCCTGGCGTGGTTTCCGGTCCGCTGCGGCGGCCGGGCAGCCACCGGGCGGGCAGGTGACCGACGGGCTCGTCGGGTTGGCCGGAGCGTTGCTGCTCGCGGTGCCCGGTCTGGTCAGCGGCCTGGCCGGGTTGCTGCTGCTGGTGCCGCCGGTGCGGCGACTGGCCCGCGCCGGGGTGCGACGCGCCACCGAGCGGCGGGTGTCGTCGATGGTCGCCGGTGACCTGTTCGGGCCCCGCACGGTGCGGGTGCGCCAGGGTGCGCCGCAACCGACCCCGCGACCGGAGCAACCGGTGGTGGTCGACGGCGGCCGGGCCATCGAGGGCGAGATCGTGGAGCCGGGCCGCCACTGA
- a CDS encoding polyprenol monophosphomannose synthase: protein MIQATDTIRRPDEVPGVGRVLVVIPTYNEADNIAAIVGRVRRAAPAVRILIADDNSPDGTGAIADALADGDAHVQVMHRHGKEGLGAAYLAGFGWAREHGYQAVVEMDADGSHAPEDLPALLDAARDADVVIGSRWTSGARVLNWPLRRLLLSRGGNLYARMALGMPVSDATGGYRVYRISALDAIDLESVTSQGYSFQVELSRLAHQAGVRIVEVPITFAERERGDSKMSPKIVAEALWRITAWGVQDRRQAVRRGLHGTATGQARWP, encoded by the coding sequence GTGATCCAGGCGACCGATACGATCCGACGCCCGGACGAGGTGCCCGGTGTGGGTCGGGTGCTGGTGGTGATCCCCACCTACAACGAGGCGGACAACATCGCGGCGATCGTGGGCCGGGTCCGGCGTGCCGCCCCGGCGGTGCGGATCCTCATCGCCGACGACAACAGCCCCGACGGCACCGGTGCGATCGCCGACGCCCTCGCCGACGGCGACGCCCACGTGCAGGTGATGCACCGGCACGGCAAGGAGGGCCTCGGTGCGGCGTACCTGGCCGGGTTCGGGTGGGCCCGGGAGCACGGCTACCAGGCGGTCGTGGAGATGGACGCCGACGGCTCCCACGCCCCGGAGGACCTGCCCGCCCTGCTGGACGCCGCCCGCGACGCCGATGTGGTGATCGGGTCGCGGTGGACCAGCGGCGCCCGCGTGCTCAACTGGCCGTTGCGGCGGCTGCTGCTGTCGCGCGGCGGGAACCTGTACGCCCGGATGGCGTTGGGCATGCCGGTCTCGGACGCCACCGGTGGTTACCGGGTGTACCGGATCAGCGCGTTGGACGCCATCGATCTGGAGTCGGTGACCTCCCAGGGGTACTCGTTCCAGGTGGAGCTGTCCCGGCTGGCGCACCAGGCCGGGGTGCGGATCGTGGAGGTGCCGATCACGTTCGCCGAGCGGGAACGCGGGGACAGCAAGATGAGCCCGAAGATCGTGGCCGAGGCGCTGTGGCGGATCACCGCCTGGGGTGTGCAGGACCGCCGCCAGGCGGTACGCCGTGGCCTGCACGGCACGGCCACCGGTCAGGCGCGGTGGCCGTGA